The Chengkuizengella sediminis genome segment TCTAAACCTCTTACGAACAAATTGACCCATGATTCAATATACAAGTCCCAATTTATATCATGAATTTCAGAATGCCCAAATTTATCTATAAGAAGAAATGCTCCTTCCACAGTGGAATAAAGCAATAAATTTAAAGAATCTATATCTAAAGATATTACTTTCCCCATCGTTTCCATTTGCTTAAAGTAATGATGAAGTTCTTCCTTTACCCTGTTTCTATCATTTTTATTCATATAGCTTTTTTCTTTTAAATCTAAATTATTAATTAATAACTTCAAAAAGATATAGTTATTTTGACTTATTTCTATGATTAATTTTGCAAAATTGCGCAAATCTGTCTCTAAATCATAAACGACTTGATTTATGAAAAAATCAACAAGATGGGGCTCAAATCTTGGAATAGCATAAATTATTTCTTCAATAATTTTTTCTTTAGATCCAAAATGACGATATATGGTCAGTTCATTCACATCTATTTTTTTAGCAATCATTTTTACTGTTGTCACTTTATGCCCATACTCTGAAAATAGTTCAAGACTTGCTTGAATTATCTTTTCTTTTGTACTGCTCATTTTATCTCTCCTAATATTATCCTTAATCATCATTATAAACCTAATAAAGAGAACAATAAAGAGCCTAGTCAATGCTTTTTACCAGACCCTTTTTACTATGATTGAATTTTCAATTCAAATTAAATAGACAGAATCTAATTTTTCAATATAAAGATCCAATTTTGAATAGTAATTTCCGTAATTTGAAATGGAAGATGGATAAGTTGGGATAGTTTATAATAGATGGACAATAACATAAAGGGTCTAGCACATTATGATGTACTAGACCCTTTTTTCACATTATTAAAAGCTGAATTTCTTACTTTTCCATGTATTTGGATTCAAAACATGGTGGGTTTACTCCTCATACAGGGTTTGAAATATTGTGTATGCCCCTTCAACTAGTAATGCACGGGATGCTGGCAATGTATAATCCGCTTGTTCCTCCATCAGTCCCAATTGAATCGCTGCGACTACATATTTCTTTGCCCAGCCACTTGCATTTTCGACTTCTAAGTTTTCATTTGCAGCTATTTCTATACCACTCACAAATGCATATCCTTCTACCAATATCTTAATAAACTGTTCCATGGTGACATTTCCAGTAGAATCAAATTTATTGTCTCCTACACCATTCATAATTCCTGCTTTAGTTGCTGCTGCTATATATTTGTAGGACCATCGTTCTTGTTCAACATCACTATATTGGGACTCATCTAATGAATCTGCATCTTCTATATTCAACCCTAATAATAATGCAATAATTTTAGCTGCTTGTTCTCTTGTCATCACATCTTCTAAATGAGGCTGACCATCCTCATAACCGCTAAAGATGCCTATAGTTTTTAATGTTTCAAATTTTTGTTCTGTTGTTATTTCTGTAGTTTCAGGATCAAGTTCAGGTTCAACTACTTCAGGTTCAACAACTTCAGGATCATTTTCTGTTTCATTGCCACGATTTGAATTAGTAGAAGATGTATTTCTACTTTCCGTTGTTTCTTCTGGTTCATTCATTTCCTGTGAATTCTCAGCTTGCTCCTCCATCACGTTAATAAATCGATCAGCAATTAATTGATAACCTGCTTCTGTAGGATGGATTTCGCCTGGTAATAAATATAGAAATGGATCATTTGGAAATACTGCGTCTAAAGAAACATAGAATGCGTCGTTATGATCATTTGTTGCATCTATAATTATTGAATTTAATGAACCCAATGTACCCAACAAAATATCTAATTGTGCTTGTGGCACCTGATCAATTAAATGTGGGTAAGGGAAGTAGTACCCAGAAACATATACTTGAACTTCATCATTTAATGCAAAGATTTGCTCCAACACACTAGATAAATTTTCTTCTACTTCTCCCATCTTTGTCGTTAGTTGTTCACTGTCAATACCAGACATGTCAATAGTACCTGTTCCTGCATCGTAAGGTATTTCTGATAAGATATCATTCGCTCCGATGGTTAAAGTAATAACGTCTGCTTCTTCAATTGCGTCTTGTATTGTTAAATTTTCGATACTAATGTTTTCTGATATTTCTCCAACTAGTGGTGCAGGAAATTCTCCCCCAAATAGAAGTAGAAATTGTTCTGTTGATAAATCATTTTCAATTAAACCATTTAAATCGGAAGTTGTAAGTCCTGGAATTGCAAATTGTTTTGTATACGTAATCAATGGTTCATCTTCAGTTAAATATTCCTCTATAAAATCTGTGTATCCTTTGTCAATGGTTCTAGTTGGTGTGAAACCCGCTGCTATAGAATCACCTAAAGCTATGTAATTCAATGTTGTTTCTTCTGGTGGTTCTGGTAAACCGTTAGCTTGCTCCTCCATTACTTCAATAAATCGATCAGCAATTAATTGATAACCTGCCTCTGTAGGATGGATTTCGCCTGGTAATAAATATAGAAATGGATCATTTGGAAATACTGCGTCTAAAGAAACATAGAATGCGT includes the following:
- a CDS encoding TetR/AcrR family transcriptional regulator; the encoded protein is MSSTKEKIIQASLELFSEYGHKVTTVKMIAKKIDVNELTIYRHFGSKEKIIEEIIYAIPRFEPHLVDFFINQVVYDLETDLRNFAKLIIEISQNNYIFLKLLINNLDLKEKSYMNKNDRNRVKEELHHYFKQMETMGKVISLDIDSLNLLLYSTVEGAFLLIDKFGHSEIHDINWDLYIESWVNLFVRGLEVR
- a CDS encoding GDSL-type esterase/lipase family protein, with product MRKNKLYIIMMIVCFLLANVSIPQVHAESNTLNYVALGDSIAAGYTPEGEIDEGYSDFIEEYLTEDEPLITYTKQFAIPGLTTSDLNGLIQQNLSTEQFLSLFGGGFPAPLVGEISNNIRIENLTIQDAIEDADVITLTIGANDILSEIPYDVATGTIDMSGIDIDQITTKMGEVEENLSSVLEQIFELNDEVQVYVSGYYFPYPHLYDQMLPEEIINLQSTLNSLNSIILDATNDHNDAFYVSLEGVFPNDPIEYLPNEQIHPTVVGYELIAQRFIDVMEEQANGLPEPPEPEETTLTLNYVALGDSIAAGFTPEGEIDEGYSDFIEEYLTEDEPLITYTKQFAIPGLTTSDLNGLIENDLSTEQFLLLFGGEFPAPLVGEISENISIENLTIQDAIEEADVITLTIGANDILSEIPYDAGTGTIDMSGIDSEQLTTKMGEVEENLSSVLEQIFALNDEVQVYVSGYYFPYPHLIDQVPQAQLDILLGTLGSLNSIIIDATNDHNDAFYVSLDAVFPNDPFLYLLPGEIHPTEAGYQLIADRFIEVMEEQANGLPEPPEETTLNYIALGDSIAAGFTPTRTIDKGYTDFIEEYLTEDEPLITYTKQFAIPGLTTSDLNGLIENDLSTEQFLLLFGGEFPAPLVGEISENISIENLTIQDAIEEADVITLTIGANDILSEIPYDAGTGTIDMSGIDSEQLTTKMGEVEENLSSVLEQIFALNDEVQVYVSGYYFPYPHLIDQVPQAQLDILLGTLGSLNSIIIDATNDHNDAFYVSLDAVFPNDPFLYLLPGEIHPTEAGYQLIADRFINVMEEQAENSQEMNEPEETTESRNTSSTNSNRGNETENDPEVVEPEVVEPELDPETTEITTEQKFETLKTIGIFSGYEDGQPHLEDVMTREQAAKIIALLLGLNIEDADSLDESQYSDVEQERWSYKYIAAATKAGIMNGVGDNKFDSTGNVTMEQFIKILVEGYAFVSGIEIAANENLEVENASGWAKKYVVAAIQLGLMEEQADYTLPASRALLVEGAYTIFQTLYEE